In Trichomycterus rosablanca isolate fTriRos1 chromosome 20, fTriRos1.hap1, whole genome shotgun sequence, one DNA window encodes the following:
- the si:ch211-11n16.2 gene encoding zinc finger FYVE domain-containing protein 1 isoform X4, which translates to MFRGDGDVIMSEMLLKEMEAVSLGPCLEVEEPESGRSFLLIDENETLQVKDEAHFLKKLGCSAGQGVKVLSIFGNTGDGKSHTLNHVLFEGEEVFATSPSPGSCTVGVWAAYEPRLGLVILDTEGLLGASTQQNQRMRLLLKVLAVSDVALYRTRAERLHNDMFHFLGSASAAYLKYFTPQLRALSSRCGLDVPLSNLGPAVVVFQETSRTQLLGHDRTVPADVVLQKRFHDLGLSTEAFSSVQYVGTQTITPPTDFSQLLDTIKMQVKNTASRAPRQPTIVFSALQALTDRFCGEISDDKISLYSFFPDEYFTCPSVCLSCNVRCKNGMNHQKDRLPHSADGLCQYAHQYNNKVLICKKCYEGGREVIVVPKTSAASDNPWLGLAKYAWSGYVLECPFCGIIYRSRQYWMGNQDPESSVVRPEVKHVWQGSEAFQTDHQNAAQRVLDGVNYVLQSVSEYSSGPTKAVTAWITDQVAPPYWRPNAEIMECHGCKRMFEEAERKHHCRACGEGFCQACSTRSMPVPERGWGRSPVRVCDACHQRVGATQVIQVVQTEPKTLVARRVTEMAQSTLNMVSTAVDYPLCAID; encoded by the exons GTAAAAGATGAAGCCCACTTCCTGAAAAAACTGGGCTGCAGCGCCGGACAAGGAGTCAAAGTCCTCTCCATCTTTGGCAACACCGGCGATGGCAAATCTCACACGCTAAACCACGTGTTGTTCGAGGGCGAGGAAGTGTTCGCCACCTCTCCCTCGCCCGGCTCTTGCACCGTCGGCGTCTGGGCTGCTTACGAGCCCCGCCTGGGACTGGTCATTCTGGACACGGAGGGTTTGCTCGGTGCTTCTACGCAGCAGAATCAGCGAATGCGCCTGCTGCTAAAGGTGCTGGCTGTGTCCGACGTGGCTTTGTACCGTACACGGGCCGAGCGGCTGCACAACGACATGTTTCACTTCTTGGGAAGTGCTTCAGCTGCTTATTTGAAGTACTTCACACCCCAGCTTCGAGCCCTCTCCAGCCGATGCGGGCTGGACGTACCTCTTTCCAATCTAGGCCCGGCCGTGGTGGTGTTCCAGGAAACCTCACGCACTCAGCTGCTGGGTCATG aCAGAACAGTCCCGGCTGATGTTGTGCTTCAGAAGCGTTTCCATGACCTGGGTCTGAGCACAGAAGCCTTCAGCTCGGTGCAGTATGTGGGCACACAGACCATCACACCTCCAACAGACTTCTCTCAGTTACTGGATACCATcaaaatgcaggtgaaaaacacAGCCTCACGAGCCCCCCGACAGCCGACTATCGTCTTCAGTGCACTGCAG GCCCTGACTGATAGATTCTGTGGGGAAATCTCCGATGACAAAATTAGCCTGTACTCCTTTTTTCCGGACGAGTATTTCACCTGCCCTTCTGTCTGCCTCAGCTGCAA TGTTCGCTGTAAGAATGGCATGAACCACCAGAAGGACAGACTGCCACACTCAGCGGATGGGTTATGCCAATACGCCCATCAATACAACAACAAGGTCCTTATCTGCAAG AAATGCTATGAAGGTGGACGGGAGGTAATAGTTGTGCCCAAGACATCTGCTGCTTCGGATAACCCATGGCTTGGTCTGGCAAAATATGCCTGGTCGGG GTATGTACTGGAGTGTCCGTTCTGCGGCATCATCTACCGGAGCAGGCAATACTGGATGGGGAATCAGGATCCAGAGAGCAGTGTGGTACGCCCAGAGGTCAAACATGTCTGGCAGGGG TCGGAGGCTTTCCAGACCGACCATCAGAACGCGGCTCAGAGGGTGCTGGATGGAGTGAACTACGTCCTCCAGTCTGTATCGGAATACAGCTCCGGCCCCACCAAAGCAGTCACAGCCTGGATCACGGATCAGGTGGCTCCCCCGTACTGGAGACCCAATGCAGAGATCATG GAATGCCATGGCTGTAAGCGGATGTTCGAggaggcggagaggaagcaccACTGCCGAGCGTGTGGCGAGGGTTTCTGCCAGGCCTGCTCCACCCGCAGTATGCCAGTCCCTGAGAGGGGCTGGGGCAGGAGCCCTGTGCGAGTTTGTGATGCCTGCCATCAGCGGGTAGGAGCTACTCAGGTCATCCAGG TAGTGCAGACAGAACCCAAGACCCTGGTGGCTCGCAGGGTTACCGAAATGGCACAGTCCACGCTTAACATGGTCTCCACTGCAGTGGACTACCCTCTCT GTGCCATTGACTGA
- the si:ch211-11n16.2 gene encoding zinc finger FYVE domain-containing protein 1 isoform X2: MFRGDGDVIMSEMLLKEMEAVSLGPCLEVEEPESGRSFLLIDENETLQVKDEAHFLKKLGCSAGQGVKVLSIFGNTGDGKSHTLNHVLFEGEEVFATSPSPGSCTVGVWAAYEPRLGLVILDTEGLLGASTQQNQRMRLLLKVLAVSDVALYRTRAERLHNDMFHFLGSASAAYLKYFTPQLRALSSRCGLDVPLSNLGPAVVVFQETSRTQLLGHDRTVPADVVLQKRFHDLGLSTEAFSSVQYVGTQTITPPTDFSQLLDTIKMQVKNTASRAPRQPTIVFSALQALTDRFCGEISDDKISLYSFFPDEYFTCPSVCLSCNVRCKNGMNHQKDRLPHSADGLCQYAHQYNNKVLICKKCYEGGREVIVVPKTSAASDNPWLGLAKYAWSGYVLECPFCGIIYRSRQYWMGNQDPESSVVRPEVKHVWQGSEAFQTDHQNAAQRVLDGVNYVLQSVSEYSSGPTKAVTAWITDQVAPPYWRPNAEIMECHGCKRMFEEAERKHHCRACGEGFCQACSTRSMPVPERGWGRSPVRVCDACHQRVGATQVIQVQTEPKTLVARRVTEMAQSTLNMVSTAVDYPLCFVKGVARPEYWVPDHEITQCHQCAKEFSPSASKHHCRSCGQGVCGGCSTQCRPVPSRGWDHPVRVCDACVTQLDNQ, translated from the exons GTAAAAGATGAAGCCCACTTCCTGAAAAAACTGGGCTGCAGCGCCGGACAAGGAGTCAAAGTCCTCTCCATCTTTGGCAACACCGGCGATGGCAAATCTCACACGCTAAACCACGTGTTGTTCGAGGGCGAGGAAGTGTTCGCCACCTCTCCCTCGCCCGGCTCTTGCACCGTCGGCGTCTGGGCTGCTTACGAGCCCCGCCTGGGACTGGTCATTCTGGACACGGAGGGTTTGCTCGGTGCTTCTACGCAGCAGAATCAGCGAATGCGCCTGCTGCTAAAGGTGCTGGCTGTGTCCGACGTGGCTTTGTACCGTACACGGGCCGAGCGGCTGCACAACGACATGTTTCACTTCTTGGGAAGTGCTTCAGCTGCTTATTTGAAGTACTTCACACCCCAGCTTCGAGCCCTCTCCAGCCGATGCGGGCTGGACGTACCTCTTTCCAATCTAGGCCCGGCCGTGGTGGTGTTCCAGGAAACCTCACGCACTCAGCTGCTGGGTCATG aCAGAACAGTCCCGGCTGATGTTGTGCTTCAGAAGCGTTTCCATGACCTGGGTCTGAGCACAGAAGCCTTCAGCTCGGTGCAGTATGTGGGCACACAGACCATCACACCTCCAACAGACTTCTCTCAGTTACTGGATACCATcaaaatgcaggtgaaaaacacAGCCTCACGAGCCCCCCGACAGCCGACTATCGTCTTCAGTGCACTGCAG GCCCTGACTGATAGATTCTGTGGGGAAATCTCCGATGACAAAATTAGCCTGTACTCCTTTTTTCCGGACGAGTATTTCACCTGCCCTTCTGTCTGCCTCAGCTGCAA TGTTCGCTGTAAGAATGGCATGAACCACCAGAAGGACAGACTGCCACACTCAGCGGATGGGTTATGCCAATACGCCCATCAATACAACAACAAGGTCCTTATCTGCAAG AAATGCTATGAAGGTGGACGGGAGGTAATAGTTGTGCCCAAGACATCTGCTGCTTCGGATAACCCATGGCTTGGTCTGGCAAAATATGCCTGGTCGGG GTATGTACTGGAGTGTCCGTTCTGCGGCATCATCTACCGGAGCAGGCAATACTGGATGGGGAATCAGGATCCAGAGAGCAGTGTGGTACGCCCAGAGGTCAAACATGTCTGGCAGGGG TCGGAGGCTTTCCAGACCGACCATCAGAACGCGGCTCAGAGGGTGCTGGATGGAGTGAACTACGTCCTCCAGTCTGTATCGGAATACAGCTCCGGCCCCACCAAAGCAGTCACAGCCTGGATCACGGATCAGGTGGCTCCCCCGTACTGGAGACCCAATGCAGAGATCATG GAATGCCATGGCTGTAAGCGGATGTTCGAggaggcggagaggaagcaccACTGCCGAGCGTGTGGCGAGGGTTTCTGCCAGGCCTGCTCCACCCGCAGTATGCCAGTCCCTGAGAGGGGCTGGGGCAGGAGCCCTGTGCGAGTTTGTGATGCCTGCCATCAGCGGGTAGGAGCTACTCAGGTCATCCAGG TGCAGACAGAACCCAAGACCCTGGTGGCTCGCAGGGTTACCGAAATGGCACAGTCCACGCTTAACATGGTCTCCACTGCAGTGGACTACCCTCTCT GCTTCGTAAAGGGGGTGGCACGGCCCGAATACTGGGTTCCAGACCACGAGATCACACAGTGCCACCAGTGCGCCAAGGAGTTCAGCCCGAGCGCGTCCAAGCACCACTGCCGCTCGTGCGGTCAGGGTGTATGTGGGGGCTGCTCGACTCAGTGCCGTCCCGTGCCCTCCCGCGGCTGGGACCATCCGGTGAGGGTGTGTGATGCCTGTGTGACCCAATTAGACAACCAGTGA
- the si:ch211-11n16.2 gene encoding zinc finger FYVE domain-containing protein 1 isoform X3, producing MFRGDGDVIMSEMLLKEMEAVSLGPCLEVEEPESGRSFLLIDENETLQVKDEAHFLKKLGCSAGQGVKVLSIFGNTGDGKSHTLNHVLFEGEEVFATSPSPGSCTVGVWAAYEPRLGLVILDTEGLLGASTQQNQRMRLLLKVLAVSDVALYRTRAERLHNDMFHFLGSASAAYLKYFTPQLRALSSRCGLDVPLSNLGPAVVVFQETSRTQLLGHDRTVPADVVLQKRFHDLGLSTEAFSSVQYVGTQTITPPTDFSQLLDTIKMQVKNTASRAPRQPTIVFSALQALTDRFCGEISDDKISLYSFFPDEYFTCPSVCLSCNVRCKNGMNHQKDRLPHSADGLCQYAHQYNNKVLICKKCYEGGREVIVVPKTSAASDNPWLGLAKYAWSGYVLECPFCGIIYRSRQYWMGNQDPESSVVRPEVKHVWQGSEAFQTDHQNAAQRVLDGVNYVLQSVSEYSSGPTKAVTAWITDQVAPPYWRPNAEIMECHGCKRMFEEAERKHHCRACGEGFCQACSTRSMPVPERGWGRSPVRVCDACHQRVGATQVIQVVQTEPKTLVARRVTEMAQSTLNMVSTAVDYPLCFVKGVARPEYWVPDHEITQCHQCAKEFSPSASKHHCRSCGQGVCGGCSTQCRPVPSRGWDHPTSIPDP from the exons GTAAAAGATGAAGCCCACTTCCTGAAAAAACTGGGCTGCAGCGCCGGACAAGGAGTCAAAGTCCTCTCCATCTTTGGCAACACCGGCGATGGCAAATCTCACACGCTAAACCACGTGTTGTTCGAGGGCGAGGAAGTGTTCGCCACCTCTCCCTCGCCCGGCTCTTGCACCGTCGGCGTCTGGGCTGCTTACGAGCCCCGCCTGGGACTGGTCATTCTGGACACGGAGGGTTTGCTCGGTGCTTCTACGCAGCAGAATCAGCGAATGCGCCTGCTGCTAAAGGTGCTGGCTGTGTCCGACGTGGCTTTGTACCGTACACGGGCCGAGCGGCTGCACAACGACATGTTTCACTTCTTGGGAAGTGCTTCAGCTGCTTATTTGAAGTACTTCACACCCCAGCTTCGAGCCCTCTCCAGCCGATGCGGGCTGGACGTACCTCTTTCCAATCTAGGCCCGGCCGTGGTGGTGTTCCAGGAAACCTCACGCACTCAGCTGCTGGGTCATG aCAGAACAGTCCCGGCTGATGTTGTGCTTCAGAAGCGTTTCCATGACCTGGGTCTGAGCACAGAAGCCTTCAGCTCGGTGCAGTATGTGGGCACACAGACCATCACACCTCCAACAGACTTCTCTCAGTTACTGGATACCATcaaaatgcaggtgaaaaacacAGCCTCACGAGCCCCCCGACAGCCGACTATCGTCTTCAGTGCACTGCAG GCCCTGACTGATAGATTCTGTGGGGAAATCTCCGATGACAAAATTAGCCTGTACTCCTTTTTTCCGGACGAGTATTTCACCTGCCCTTCTGTCTGCCTCAGCTGCAA TGTTCGCTGTAAGAATGGCATGAACCACCAGAAGGACAGACTGCCACACTCAGCGGATGGGTTATGCCAATACGCCCATCAATACAACAACAAGGTCCTTATCTGCAAG AAATGCTATGAAGGTGGACGGGAGGTAATAGTTGTGCCCAAGACATCTGCTGCTTCGGATAACCCATGGCTTGGTCTGGCAAAATATGCCTGGTCGGG GTATGTACTGGAGTGTCCGTTCTGCGGCATCATCTACCGGAGCAGGCAATACTGGATGGGGAATCAGGATCCAGAGAGCAGTGTGGTACGCCCAGAGGTCAAACATGTCTGGCAGGGG TCGGAGGCTTTCCAGACCGACCATCAGAACGCGGCTCAGAGGGTGCTGGATGGAGTGAACTACGTCCTCCAGTCTGTATCGGAATACAGCTCCGGCCCCACCAAAGCAGTCACAGCCTGGATCACGGATCAGGTGGCTCCCCCGTACTGGAGACCCAATGCAGAGATCATG GAATGCCATGGCTGTAAGCGGATGTTCGAggaggcggagaggaagcaccACTGCCGAGCGTGTGGCGAGGGTTTCTGCCAGGCCTGCTCCACCCGCAGTATGCCAGTCCCTGAGAGGGGCTGGGGCAGGAGCCCTGTGCGAGTTTGTGATGCCTGCCATCAGCGGGTAGGAGCTACTCAGGTCATCCAGG TAGTGCAGACAGAACCCAAGACCCTGGTGGCTCGCAGGGTTACCGAAATGGCACAGTCCACGCTTAACATGGTCTCCACTGCAGTGGACTACCCTCTCT GCTTCGTAAAGGGGGTGGCACGGCCCGAATACTGGGTTCCAGACCACGAGATCACACAGTGCCACCAGTGCGCCAAGGAGTTCAGCCCGAGCGCGTCCAAGCACCACTGCCGCTCGTGCGGTCAGGGTGTATGTGGGGGCTGCTCGACTCAGTGCCGTCCCGTGCCCTCCCGCGGCTGGGACCATCCG ACGTCCATTCCTGACCCCTAA
- the si:ch211-11n16.2 gene encoding zinc finger FYVE domain-containing protein 1 isoform X1, whose translation MFRGDGDVIMSEMLLKEMEAVSLGPCLEVEEPESGRSFLLIDENETLQVKDEAHFLKKLGCSAGQGVKVLSIFGNTGDGKSHTLNHVLFEGEEVFATSPSPGSCTVGVWAAYEPRLGLVILDTEGLLGASTQQNQRMRLLLKVLAVSDVALYRTRAERLHNDMFHFLGSASAAYLKYFTPQLRALSSRCGLDVPLSNLGPAVVVFQETSRTQLLGHDRTVPADVVLQKRFHDLGLSTEAFSSVQYVGTQTITPPTDFSQLLDTIKMQVKNTASRAPRQPTIVFSALQALTDRFCGEISDDKISLYSFFPDEYFTCPSVCLSCNVRCKNGMNHQKDRLPHSADGLCQYAHQYNNKVLICKKCYEGGREVIVVPKTSAASDNPWLGLAKYAWSGYVLECPFCGIIYRSRQYWMGNQDPESSVVRPEVKHVWQGSEAFQTDHQNAAQRVLDGVNYVLQSVSEYSSGPTKAVTAWITDQVAPPYWRPNAEIMECHGCKRMFEEAERKHHCRACGEGFCQACSTRSMPVPERGWGRSPVRVCDACHQRVGATQVIQVVQTEPKTLVARRVTEMAQSTLNMVSTAVDYPLCFVKGVARPEYWVPDHEITQCHQCAKEFSPSASKHHCRSCGQGVCGGCSTQCRPVPSRGWDHPVRVCDACVTQLDNQ comes from the exons GTAAAAGATGAAGCCCACTTCCTGAAAAAACTGGGCTGCAGCGCCGGACAAGGAGTCAAAGTCCTCTCCATCTTTGGCAACACCGGCGATGGCAAATCTCACACGCTAAACCACGTGTTGTTCGAGGGCGAGGAAGTGTTCGCCACCTCTCCCTCGCCCGGCTCTTGCACCGTCGGCGTCTGGGCTGCTTACGAGCCCCGCCTGGGACTGGTCATTCTGGACACGGAGGGTTTGCTCGGTGCTTCTACGCAGCAGAATCAGCGAATGCGCCTGCTGCTAAAGGTGCTGGCTGTGTCCGACGTGGCTTTGTACCGTACACGGGCCGAGCGGCTGCACAACGACATGTTTCACTTCTTGGGAAGTGCTTCAGCTGCTTATTTGAAGTACTTCACACCCCAGCTTCGAGCCCTCTCCAGCCGATGCGGGCTGGACGTACCTCTTTCCAATCTAGGCCCGGCCGTGGTGGTGTTCCAGGAAACCTCACGCACTCAGCTGCTGGGTCATG aCAGAACAGTCCCGGCTGATGTTGTGCTTCAGAAGCGTTTCCATGACCTGGGTCTGAGCACAGAAGCCTTCAGCTCGGTGCAGTATGTGGGCACACAGACCATCACACCTCCAACAGACTTCTCTCAGTTACTGGATACCATcaaaatgcaggtgaaaaacacAGCCTCACGAGCCCCCCGACAGCCGACTATCGTCTTCAGTGCACTGCAG GCCCTGACTGATAGATTCTGTGGGGAAATCTCCGATGACAAAATTAGCCTGTACTCCTTTTTTCCGGACGAGTATTTCACCTGCCCTTCTGTCTGCCTCAGCTGCAA TGTTCGCTGTAAGAATGGCATGAACCACCAGAAGGACAGACTGCCACACTCAGCGGATGGGTTATGCCAATACGCCCATCAATACAACAACAAGGTCCTTATCTGCAAG AAATGCTATGAAGGTGGACGGGAGGTAATAGTTGTGCCCAAGACATCTGCTGCTTCGGATAACCCATGGCTTGGTCTGGCAAAATATGCCTGGTCGGG GTATGTACTGGAGTGTCCGTTCTGCGGCATCATCTACCGGAGCAGGCAATACTGGATGGGGAATCAGGATCCAGAGAGCAGTGTGGTACGCCCAGAGGTCAAACATGTCTGGCAGGGG TCGGAGGCTTTCCAGACCGACCATCAGAACGCGGCTCAGAGGGTGCTGGATGGAGTGAACTACGTCCTCCAGTCTGTATCGGAATACAGCTCCGGCCCCACCAAAGCAGTCACAGCCTGGATCACGGATCAGGTGGCTCCCCCGTACTGGAGACCCAATGCAGAGATCATG GAATGCCATGGCTGTAAGCGGATGTTCGAggaggcggagaggaagcaccACTGCCGAGCGTGTGGCGAGGGTTTCTGCCAGGCCTGCTCCACCCGCAGTATGCCAGTCCCTGAGAGGGGCTGGGGCAGGAGCCCTGTGCGAGTTTGTGATGCCTGCCATCAGCGGGTAGGAGCTACTCAGGTCATCCAGG TAGTGCAGACAGAACCCAAGACCCTGGTGGCTCGCAGGGTTACCGAAATGGCACAGTCCACGCTTAACATGGTCTCCACTGCAGTGGACTACCCTCTCT GCTTCGTAAAGGGGGTGGCACGGCCCGAATACTGGGTTCCAGACCACGAGATCACACAGTGCCACCAGTGCGCCAAGGAGTTCAGCCCGAGCGCGTCCAAGCACCACTGCCGCTCGTGCGGTCAGGGTGTATGTGGGGGCTGCTCGACTCAGTGCCGTCCCGTGCCCTCCCGCGGCTGGGACCATCCGGTGAGGGTGTGTGATGCCTGTGTGACCCAATTAGACAACCAGTGA